The following are from one region of the Anaeropeptidivorans aminofermentans genome:
- the tgt gene encoding tRNA guanosine(34) transglycosylase Tgt produces MYKLLKTEGRAKRGEFHTVHGVIQTPVFMNVGTLAAIKGAVSSMDLKEIKCQVELSNTYHLHVRPGDEVVKKLGGLHKFMVWDRPILTDSGGFQVFSLTSLRKIKEEGVYFSSHLDGRKIFMGPEESMQIQSNLASTIAMAFDECIPNPAEKDYVRNSVERTTRWLIRCKNKIDELNLREDTINKNQMLFGINQGGVYEDIRIEHAKTISELDLDGYAVGGLAVGETHEEMYRILDEVVPYLPQNKPTYLMGVGTPANILEAVERGIDFFDCVLPARNGRHGNVYTNQGKLNLFNAKYELDDKPIAHDCSCPVCKTYSRAYIRHLFKAKEMLAMRLCVLHNLYFFNNMMEEIRESLDKGEFSSYKKMRLQGFKENP; encoded by the coding sequence ATGTATAAATTATTAAAAACCGAGGGAAGAGCAAAAAGAGGAGAGTTCCACACGGTCCACGGCGTAATTCAAACGCCGGTTTTTATGAATGTGGGTACTCTCGCTGCGATTAAAGGCGCTGTTTCCTCTATGGATTTAAAAGAAATAAAATGTCAGGTGGAATTGTCAAATACCTATCATCTTCATGTAAGGCCCGGAGACGAAGTTGTTAAAAAGCTTGGAGGCCTTCATAAGTTCATGGTATGGGACAGGCCTATTTTAACCGATTCCGGCGGATTTCAGGTGTTTTCTTTAACCTCACTTAGAAAAATAAAAGAGGAAGGAGTCTATTTCAGCTCTCATCTTGACGGCAGGAAAATATTCATGGGGCCTGAAGAAAGCATGCAGATACAATCGAATTTAGCTTCAACCATTGCCATGGCCTTTGACGAATGCATTCCGAATCCGGCGGAAAAGGATTATGTCCGTAACTCCGTAGAAAGAACCACCAGATGGCTTATAAGATGTAAAAATAAAATAGACGAGCTTAATTTAAGGGAAGATACCATTAATAAAAATCAAATGCTTTTCGGCATAAATCAAGGCGGTGTATATGAAGATATCCGCATAGAACATGCAAAAACGATTTCTGAGCTTGATTTAGACGGCTATGCTGTCGGAGGCCTTGCAGTTGGCGAAACCCATGAGGAAATGTATCGGATTTTAGATGAGGTCGTTCCCTATTTGCCTCAGAATAAGCCTACTTACCTAATGGGTGTAGGAACCCCCGCAAATATTTTAGAAGCCGTTGAAAGAGGTATCGATTTCTTTGACTGTGTGCTGCCTGCAAGAAACGGAAGGCATGGAAACGTATACACCAATCAAGGCAAGTTAAACTTGTTTAACGCAAAATATGAGCTGGACGACAAGCCCATTGCCCATGACTGCAGCTGCCCTGTATGCAAAACATATTCAAGGGCATATATAAGGCATCTTTTTAAAGCTAAAGAAATGCTTGCCATGCGCCTTTGTGTCCTTCATAATCTTTACTTTTTCAATAACATGATGGAAGAAATCCGTGAAAGCCTTGATAAGGGTGAATTTTCTTCCTATAAAAAAATGCGTCTTCAGGGCTTTAAGGAGAACCCATAA
- the yajC gene encoding preprotein translocase subunit YajC has product MDYPQFTVFLSTTDKTVISGGGDTKAETSAGTATNTTAPANGGILDMGMWIVIYAVLIGGLYFFMSRPQKKREKQLKELQASIKVGDSVVTSGGFYGKVVDTADDLYIIEFGTNKGVRIPVNKAEVFPSKEKAALDEKSN; this is encoded by the coding sequence ATGGATTATCCTCAATTCACAGTTTTCCTGTCTACGACTGATAAAACTGTAATATCAGGCGGCGGAGATACAAAAGCAGAAACGTCTGCAGGCACGGCTACAAATACTACCGCTCCAGCAAACGGAGGCATATTAGACATGGGTATGTGGATTGTCATATATGCAGTTCTTATAGGCGGATTATATTTCTTTATGAGCAGGCCTCAGAAAAAACGCGAAAAACAGCTGAAAGAGCTTCAAGCTTCAATCAAAGTCGGCGACAGCGTCGTAACTTCCGGCGGCTTTTACGGAAAAGTAGTCGATACTGCAGATGATTTATATATTATCGAATTTGGAACAAATAAAGGCGTAAGAATCCCTGTAAATAAAGCAGAGGTATTTCCTTCAAAAGAAAAGGCAGCGCTTGACGAGAAATCAAATTAA
- a CDS encoding 5-oxoprolinase subunit C family protein has translation MGRIKILTPGFFTTIQDMGRYGFQQFGVSACGVMDSYAYKAANLLLGNPLDAAVLEVSLLGPEIEFLLDSSIAITGGDLTPAIDGKIVPMWESIPVKKSSVLSFKGLKSGARSYISFGGGINTEPIMGSRSTDIKAGIGGINGKKLSQGDTIDLGEWNNEFSFKKLSEEAIPEYKSAQSIRVILGPQADYFTEKGISTFLNSAYTVSGQFDRMGYRLEGDKIESKKGSDIISDGISMGSIQIPGSGKPIILMADRQTAGGYAKIGVVATADLYKIAQAKEGDSFNFVAITVEDGQRLFKEQEMLLRRSIIDKTEEKEIFSAKAKQYNLTINNKAYFITITEQIK, from the coding sequence ATGGGCAGAATAAAAATACTAACCCCGGGATTCTTTACGACTATTCAGGATATGGGAAGGTATGGCTTTCAGCAATTCGGTGTATCGGCCTGCGGCGTTATGGATTCTTACGCTTATAAGGCAGCTAATTTGCTTTTGGGAAATCCTTTGGACGCAGCTGTTTTAGAAGTATCTCTTTTAGGACCGGAAATTGAATTTTTGCTAGATTCCTCCATAGCTATTACGGGAGGAGATTTAACGCCGGCAATTGACGGAAAAATCGTTCCTATGTGGGAAAGCATTCCTGTTAAAAAAAGCTCTGTATTAAGCTTTAAAGGCCTTAAATCAGGTGCAAGAAGCTATATTTCCTTTGGCGGCGGGATTAATACCGAACCTATTATGGGAAGCAGGTCAACCGATATAAAAGCTGGAATAGGCGGCATAAACGGAAAAAAGCTTTCTCAGGGTGATACCATAGACCTTGGAGAATGGAACAATGAATTTTCTTTTAAGAAGCTTTCAGAAGAAGCAATTCCTGAATATAAAAGCGCTCAAAGCATAAGAGTAATACTGGGGCCACAGGCGGATTATTTTACTGAAAAGGGTATAAGTACCTTCCTAAACAGTGCTTATACTGTAAGCGGGCAGTTTGACAGAATGGGCTACAGGCTTGAAGGCGATAAGATAGAAAGCAAAAAGGGCAGCGACATCATATCCGACGGCATATCCATGGGAAGCATACAAATCCCGGGAAGCGGAAAGCCTATAATACTCATGGCTGACAGGCAGACGGCAGGAGGGTATGCTAAAATAGGGGTTGTGGCAACAGCAGATTTATATAAGATAGCTCAGGCAAAAGAAGGGGACAGCTTTAATTTTGTTGCAATAACCGTTGAGGACGGCCAAAGGTTATTCAAAGAGCAGGAGATGCTTTTAAGAAGAAGTATTATAGATAAAACAGAAGAAAAAGAAATATTTTCTGCAAAGGCAAAGCAATATAATTTAACGATAAATAATAAAGCTTACTTTATTACGATAACAGAACAAATCAAATAA